The following DNA comes from Desulfuromonas acetexigens.
CGCCCTGATGGTTTGCTGGTTTTAAGCCAGGTGAGGAGACTATGAAGAGTTTGCAAATATCGACAATGCAGCCTCAGCCTGGGCATTTTTATGCCGTCGGCATAGGCCCGGGTTCGCCGGACATGCTGACGGTGCGAGCAGCGCGTTTGGTGGAAGGATGCGACACCATAATTACACCGCAAGCAAAGGGTTCGTCCAAGAGTCTGGCTCTGGAAGCCGTACATCCTCCCCCTGTGTCAGGATAGATGTCGCCTCTCTTTGAGAGCCTTTGAGTGAAACCCGAGGGGCCGAAAGTGAAATTGTATGACTCACTATTCTGAAGAGTTAAAGACGAGCCTCATCGCCCGGATGCTG
Coding sequences within:
- a CDS encoding SAM-dependent methyltransferase, whose product is MQPQPGHFYAVGIGPGSPDMLTVRAARLVEGCDTIITPQAKGSSKSLALEAVHPPPVSG